A genomic stretch from Lathyrus oleraceus cultivar Zhongwan6 chromosome 2, CAAS_Psat_ZW6_1.0, whole genome shotgun sequence includes:
- the LOC127123144 gene encoding protein FAR1-RELATED SEQUENCE 5: MDSSSIFMECGSSQGEDVEVDHGDCGGDDDDSLWVPAIGMYFFYDIDLDDDFHVRNVFWADARSRDAYKYFGDVVTFDTTYLTNKYDMPFAVFMGVNHHGQSTLLGCGLLSEKAPLGIVTDQCKAMKNVIEIKYAMKEAVYDTFITTSFEQKWCSFIEKFDLQENDWLGGSYIERHRWAPTLLRIYFWDGMSTMQRSESIHAFFDGYINSTTILNQFVKQYDNALRSWTEKEFEADFNSMDTTIPCGSNSSIEKQFQSEFTNAKFKEIQVEFRSKMNCSASLNSMEGCFATYHVLEEILV; this comes from the exons ATGGACAGTTCAAGCATTTTTATGGAATGTGGTAGTAGTCAAGGGGAAGATGTAGAAGTTGATCACGGTGATTGTGGTGGTGATGATGATGACTCACTTTGGGTTCCTGCAATTGGGATGT ATTTCTTCTATGACATAGATTTAGATGATGACTTTCATGTAAGGAATGTATTTTGGGCTGATGCAAGAAGTAGAGACGCTTACAAATATTTTGGAGATGTTGTAACTTTTGACACAACATACTTGACTAACAAGTATGACATGCCTTTTGCTGTATTCATGGGTGTGAATCACCATGGTCAATCAACATTACTTGGTTGTGGATTACTATCAG AAAAAGCACCTTTGGGTATTGTGACCGATCAATGTAAGGCTATGAAAAATGTTATTGA GATCAAGTATGCAATGAAAGAAGCAGTCTATGATACATTTATAACAACTAGTTTTGAACAAAAATGGTGTTCGTTCATAGAAAAGTTTGATCTCCAAGAAAATGATTGGTTGGGTGGGTCGTATATTGAGCGTCATAGGTGGGCACCAACTTTGTTAAGGATATATTTTTGGGATGGCATGTCAACTATGCAACGTAGTGAGAGCATACATGCTTTCTTTGATGGATATATCAATTCTACAACAATTCTAAATCAGTTCGTGAAACAATATGATAATGCTCTTAGAAGTTGGACAGAAAAAGAATTTGAAGCTGATTTTAATTCAATGGATACAACAATTCCATGTGGGTCAAACTCGTCCATTGAGAAGCAATTCCAAAGTGAGTTTACGAATGCCAAATTCAAGGAAATTCAAGTGGAATTCAGATCTAAAATGAATTGTTCTGCCTCATTAAATAGCATGGAAGGTTGCTTTGCTACATATCATGTGTTGGAGGAGATATTAGTTTGA